One genomic region from Anopheles bellator chromosome 2, idAnoBellAS_SP24_06.2, whole genome shotgun sequence encodes:
- the LOC131212550 gene encoding cytochrome P450 4d2-like, translated as MIVFAVIISVLFALCLRFVAFRYKMYRTVGKIPGPPANFLFGNALELMRYDTQGFFEALMKYFHRYGTTIRIDLLSKSWIVFAAPADIERIISSNEFNHKASDYDLLQEWIGNGILLDNGSSWFANRRALTGAFHFKILDSYVPVFEEQAKILVRKLLASSGDPVDVFPILKLYTLDVILETSMGVQCHAQVKDSAYVQAVSDLTRIIFWRMYNTMGHADWSFRLTKLYPLYRKSIRINSEFTTSVIKQRRAELLVSDSDAPRPEKGRLSLLDILLRSDITGRQFTDEEVYSQVNNFMFAGHDTTSSAITFILYACAKYPIVQQRVYDEIVAEIPASKPIDQQSINSLKYLELVIKESLRMFPPVPYFSRLIEKDATINGHRLPKGSSMVFGAYMLHHSPDHFPQPELFRPERFEQTDKRNPFAYLPFSAGSRNCIGQKFALNELKTVVASVLRHCKVELPDPDFEPKLKLEIVLKPVNGMHLRFTPRQATELK; from the exons ATGATCGTGTTCGCCGTGATCATCTCCGTACTGTTCGCATTGTGTTTACGATTTGTAGCTTTTCGGTACAAGATGTACCGTACGGTCGGTAAGATCCCCGGTCCTCCCGCGAACTTTCTGTTCGGAAACGCACTCGAGCTGATGCGCTACGATACCCAGG GCTTCTTCGAAGCCCTGATGAAATACTTTCATCGCTATGGGACTACGATCCGGATTGATCTACTGAGCAAGAGTTGGATAGTGTTTGCCGCACCTGCCGATATTGAG CGCATTATTTCGTCCAACGAGTTCAACCACAAGGCATCGGATTATGACCTGCTGCAGGAATGGATAGGGAACGGCATTTTGCTCGACAACGGCAGCAGCTGGTTCGCCAACCGGCGTGCTCTGACCGGGGCGTTCCATTTTAAGATTCTCGATAGCTACGTGCCCGTATTCGAAGAACAGGCAAAGATATTGGTACGCAAACTACTTGCTAGCTCCGGCGATCCGGTGGACGTGTTCCCCATTCTCAAGCTGTACACGCTCGACGTCATCCTGGAGACATCGATGGGCGTCCAGTGCCACGCGCAAGTGAAGGATTCGGCCTACGTGCAAGCCGTGTCCGA CCTTACGCGAATCATCTTCTGGCGGATGTACAACACCATGGGGCACGCCGACTGGAGTTTCCGGCTCACAAAGCTGTATCCACTGTACCGCAAATCAATTCGCATCAACAGCGAATTCACAACGTCCGTTATCAAACAACGGCGTGCTGAACTTCTGGTGTCGGACTCTGACGCGCCCAGACCGGAGAAAGGGCGTCTCTCGTTGCTTGATATCCTGTTGCGGTCCGACATAACCGGGCGCCAGTTCACGGATGAGGAGGTGTACAGCCAAGTCAATAACTTCATGTTTGCC GGCCACGACACAACCTCTAGCGCTATCACCTTCATACTGTATGCCTGCGCCAAGTATCCGATCGTCCAGCAGCGTGTGTACGATGAAATCGTTGCCGAAATTCCCGCCAGCAAACCGATCGACCAGCAGTCAATCAATAGCCTGAAGTATCTGGAGCTAGTGATTAAGGAATCGCTGCGCATGTTTCCTCCTGTTCCGTACTTTTCCCGCTTGATCGAAAAAGACGCAACCATCAACGGACACCGCTTGCCAAAAGGGTCGTCGATGGTTTTCGGTGCTTATATGCTGCACCACAGCCCGGATCACTTTCCACAGCCCGAACTGTTCCGACCGGAGCGGTTCGAGCAAACGGACAAGCGCAACCCATTTGCATACCTTCCCTTCAGTGCCGGAAGTCGCAATTGCATTG GACAAAAATTTGCGCTCAATGAGCTCAAGACGGTGGTTGCGTCCGTGCTGCGCCACTGCAAAGTGGAGTTACCCGATCCGGACTTTGAGCCAAAATTAAAGTTGGAAATCGTGTTGAAACCCGTAAACGGTATGCACCTGCGCTTCACTCCACGGCAGGCAACCGAGCTGAAGTGA